In the Planctomycetota bacterium genome, one interval contains:
- a CDS encoding mechanosensitive ion channel family protein — protein sequence MRWVILLLFLVAASPNTATPTVPANGDEPALESSEQTVKVTGETNDAKIAQRLREIYEASERYQGLTVDVRDGIVFLEGEAGTDEYKAWASELARKTEDVVAVVNNMSVTPAPVLETETISREVADLWKGFLRSLPLIGIGLLVLIACILLAGIIGRLLTLPLKQLTDSTLLRGVVRKLVAVLVILGGLYLFLRITGLTNIALTVVSGTGIIGLVIGFAFRDIAENFLASILISVQTPFQIGDVIEVTGYTGVVQKVTMRGTVLVDFDGNHIQIANATIYKSTIKNFTANPKLRLTFVVGIGYDASVKLAQDAALKVLQHHSAVLDDPEPTVLADNLGSSTINMKVYFWIDGSKHSGLKIKSSMIRLVVRALENAGISMPDDAREIIFPDGVPVRQVEEQTKPTVPSTPATIIDTAEEVTAGEGDLDSDVDDIRKQAQESRDPEEGRDILAESK from the coding sequence ATGCGCTGGGTGATCCTGTTGCTGTTTCTGGTCGCGGCCTCCCCGAACACCGCGACGCCGACCGTCCCCGCCAACGGCGACGAGCCCGCGCTCGAGTCGTCCGAGCAGACCGTCAAGGTCACCGGCGAAACCAACGACGCGAAGATCGCCCAGCGGCTACGGGAGATTTACGAGGCGTCGGAGCGGTACCAGGGGCTGACCGTGGACGTGCGGGACGGGATCGTGTTTCTCGAAGGCGAGGCCGGCACGGACGAGTACAAGGCTTGGGCGTCGGAGCTGGCGCGTAAGACCGAGGACGTGGTCGCGGTGGTGAACAACATGTCGGTGACCCCGGCGCCGGTGTTGGAGACGGAGACGATTTCGCGCGAGGTGGCCGATCTTTGGAAGGGGTTCTTGCGATCGTTGCCGCTGATCGGCATCGGGCTGCTGGTGCTGATCGCGTGCATCCTGCTGGCGGGGATCATCGGGCGGCTGTTGACGTTGCCGCTCAAGCAGCTGACCGACTCGACGCTGCTGCGGGGCGTGGTGCGCAAGCTCGTGGCGGTGCTGGTGATCCTCGGCGGGCTGTACCTGTTCCTGCGCATTACCGGGCTGACCAACATCGCGCTGACCGTCGTCTCCGGCACCGGCATCATCGGCCTGGTCATTGGCTTCGCGTTCCGCGACATCGCTGAGAACTTCCTCGCGTCCATCCTCATCTCCGTCCAAACCCCCTTTCAGATCGGCGACGTCATTGAGGTCACCGGCTACACCGGCGTCGTCCAGAAGGTCACCATGCGCGGCACCGTGCTGGTCGACTTCGACGGCAACCACATCCAGATTGCCAACGCGACCATTTACAAGTCGACGATCAAGAACTTCACCGCCAACCCGAAGCTGCGGCTCACGTTTGTCGTCGGCATCGGCTACGACGCCTCGGTCAAGCTCGCCCAAGACGCGGCGCTGAAGGTGCTGCAGCATCACTCGGCCGTGCTCGACGACCCGGAGCCGACGGTGCTCGCGGACAATCTTGGATCGTCCACGATCAACATGAAGGTCTACTTCTGGATCGACGGCTCCAAGCACAGCGGGCTCAAGATCAAGTCGTCGATGATCCGCCTGGTGGTGCGGGCCCTGGAGAACGCGGGGATCAGCATGCCCGACGACGCGCGCGAGATCATCTTCCCCGACGGCGTGCCGGTGCGGCAGGTGGAGGAGCAGACCAAGCCAACCGTGCCCTCGACGCCGGCGACGATCATCGATACGGCCGAGGAAGTCACCGCCGGCGAAGGCGATCTCGACAGCGACGTCGACGACATCCGCAAGCAGGCTCAAGAGTCGCGCGATCCGGAGGAGGGGCGGGACATCTTGGCGGAGAGCAAGTGA